In the genome of Hymenobacter taeanensis, one region contains:
- a CDS encoding cytochrome b/b6 domain-containing protein — translation MTPQTEQLPSTTDLKRNSLGLRIWHWSNAALVSAQLLTIVFMSVIIKVKGLAPDFSKALAKKGVDMAPDQLRSLTSIVAHRIWDWHIWIGITLASFLAFRVVVSFLQKGGQRTAGKLARLKARAAQGDPTVGKAVWVRYSYRVFYVILAVMVLTGLILVFEDYFSSIEHTVKEIHNVTMYLIIAFVIAHIVGVVRAEVTTEPGLTSDMIHGGEPADNA, via the coding sequence ATGACTCCGCAAACTGAACAACTCCCTTCCACAACGGACCTGAAACGTAACTCGCTAGGCCTGCGCATCTGGCATTGGTCTAATGCTGCGCTGGTTTCGGCCCAGCTGCTTACCATCGTGTTTATGTCGGTCATTATCAAGGTGAAAGGCCTGGCCCCCGACTTCAGCAAGGCCCTGGCGAAGAAAGGGGTAGATATGGCGCCCGATCAGCTGCGCAGCCTCACCAGCATTGTGGCTCACCGCATCTGGGACTGGCACATCTGGATTGGCATCACGCTGGCCTCTTTCCTGGCCTTTCGGGTGGTGGTGAGCTTTCTGCAGAAGGGCGGACAGCGCACGGCCGGCAAGCTGGCTCGCCTGAAGGCCCGGGCTGCCCAAGGTGACCCAACCGTGGGCAAGGCTGTATGGGTTCGTTACTCTTACCGCGTGTTCTATGTGATACTGGCCGTGATGGTACTAACAGGCCTGATTCTCGTGTTCGAGGATTATTTCAGCAGCATCGAGCACACCGTGAAGGAAATTCATAATGTTACCATGTACCTGATTATTGCCTTCGTAATAGCGCACATTGTGGGCGTTGTACGCGCCGAGGTTACCACGGAGCCCGGCCTTACCTCAGACATGATTCACGGCGGCGAACCGGCTGACAACGCGTGA
- a CDS encoding NAD(P)-dependent alcohol dehydrogenase: MIDAKGYAAPAVSAPLVPFDFQRRDVGNHDVRIEILFCGVCHSDLHQVRDEWGGSVFPMVPGHEIVGRVVEVGSHVKSFKAGDLAGVGCMVNSCQHCPECNEGLEQYCDEGFVGTYGAQDRDGTVTYGGYSNQVVVTEKFVLHVSEKLDLARVAPLLCAGITTWSPLRQWKAKAGDRVAVMGLGGLGHMAVKFAAALGCEVTVFSTSPDKEADAKALGAHKFVVSKDKDSMKSVSNYFDLIINTVSATMDLTPYISTLRLDGTMVLLGVPPEAPQLHAFNLIAKRRRIAGSLIGGIQETQEMLDFCAEHNIMSDVEIIPMNYINEAYERMLKSDVKYRFVLDLATI; encoded by the coding sequence ATGATTGATGCTAAAGGCTATGCGGCTCCGGCCGTAAGTGCTCCCCTGGTTCCGTTTGACTTCCAGCGCCGCGACGTGGGCAACCACGATGTGCGTATTGAAATTCTGTTCTGTGGCGTGTGCCACTCTGATTTGCACCAGGTGCGCGACGAGTGGGGCGGCTCCGTATTCCCCATGGTACCCGGCCACGAGATTGTGGGCCGCGTGGTAGAAGTGGGCTCGCACGTGAAAAGCTTTAAGGCCGGCGACCTGGCCGGTGTGGGCTGCATGGTAAACTCCTGCCAGCACTGCCCTGAGTGTAACGAGGGCCTGGAGCAATACTGCGACGAGGGCTTCGTGGGTACCTACGGCGCCCAGGACCGCGACGGCACCGTGACCTACGGTGGCTACTCCAACCAAGTGGTAGTTACCGAGAAATTCGTGCTGCACGTATCCGAGAAGCTGGATCTGGCCCGCGTAGCACCTCTTCTGTGCGCTGGCATTACCACCTGGTCGCCGTTGCGCCAGTGGAAAGCCAAGGCCGGCGACCGGGTAGCCGTGATGGGCCTGGGTGGCCTAGGGCACATGGCCGTAAAATTTGCCGCCGCCCTGGGCTGCGAAGTAACCGTTTTCAGCACCTCACCTGATAAAGAGGCTGATGCCAAAGCCTTAGGTGCTCACAAGTTTGTGGTGAGCAAGGATAAGGACTCGATGAAATCAGTATCGAACTACTTCGACCTGATCATCAACACCGTGTCGGCTACCATGGACCTCACGCCCTACATCAGCACCCTGCGCCTTGATGGCACCATGGTGCTGCTGGGTGTGCCACCTGAAGCGCCACAGCTGCATGCCTTCAACCTCATTGCCAAGCGCCGGCGCATTGCAGGTTCCCTCATCGGTGGTATTCAGGAAACCCAGGAAATGCTGGACTTCTGCGCCGAGCACAACATCATGTCTGATGTAGAAATAATTCCCATGAATTACATCAACGAGGCCTACGAGCGCATGCTCAAGTCCGATGTGAAGTACCGCTTCGTGCTGGATCTGGCTACGATTTAA
- a CDS encoding serine hydrolase: MPLSRSLRHLAVATALLVSSTSVALAQSSSPANHFVTDSLDSYIRRGMRQWQVPGLAIVVVKDGKVVVQKGYGVREVGKPEPVDANTLFMIASNTKLFTGTALAKLDGEKKISLDEKVTKYLPDYRLYDSLASQIVTVRDLMSHHFGFKTFQGDFSFFKSNIERPEIVRRMRLMKPGGQFRRDYGYSNSGFVAAGEVIPAATGGTSWEKYVQQNLLQPLGMSNTYVSSTGFAQRPNIAYAYSNTFGPLAKVPFDNWDNMAPCASMVSNVTDLAKWLRFQLDSGRYEGKQVMPWAALRKTRDANTVISSRKSTIYPTHFTTYGLGVEATDYNGQQTFWHTGGASGQVSNVCFVPEAGLGIAILTNNDNQSFFELLRYQLLDSYLGVPYVDRSAQGLKRKQQYEATQVDPTKALAARVAKKNKSALPLSAYVGEFENKLFGHIIITQKGKQLLIQFPTHPGLTATLDYMDGQEFRTTYSDLVFGVMPAKFEVEGNKVKNVELRVNDYVEYDPYVFVKF, encoded by the coding sequence ATGCCCCTCTCTCGCTCTCTTCGTCACCTAGCCGTGGCAACAGCTCTGCTAGTAAGTAGCACTTCAGTGGCTCTAGCTCAGAGCTCCTCCCCCGCCAACCATTTCGTAACCGATAGCCTCGACAGCTACATCCGGCGCGGCATGCGCCAGTGGCAAGTTCCGGGGCTGGCCATCGTGGTGGTGAAAGACGGCAAAGTGGTGGTGCAGAAAGGCTACGGCGTGCGGGAAGTGGGCAAGCCCGAGCCCGTGGACGCCAACACGCTGTTCATGATTGCTTCTAACACCAAGCTCTTCACGGGCACGGCCCTGGCGAAGCTCGATGGGGAGAAGAAAATCAGCCTCGACGAAAAAGTAACCAAGTACCTGCCCGACTACCGGCTCTACGACTCGCTGGCCTCGCAGATAGTGACAGTGCGCGACCTCATGAGCCACCACTTCGGGTTCAAGACCTTCCAGGGCGACTTCAGCTTCTTCAAATCCAATATAGAGCGCCCCGAGATTGTGCGCCGCATGCGCCTGATGAAGCCCGGCGGCCAGTTCCGGCGCGACTATGGCTACAGCAACTCGGGGTTTGTGGCGGCCGGCGAGGTAATACCTGCCGCTACCGGCGGCACCTCCTGGGAGAAGTATGTGCAGCAGAACCTGTTGCAGCCGCTGGGCATGAGCAACACCTATGTGAGCTCAACGGGGTTTGCGCAACGCCCCAACATTGCTTACGCCTACTCCAACACGTTTGGCCCCTTGGCCAAAGTGCCGTTTGATAACTGGGACAACATGGCCCCCTGCGCCAGCATGGTATCCAACGTAACGGACCTGGCCAAGTGGCTGCGCTTCCAGTTGGATAGTGGCCGCTACGAGGGCAAGCAGGTGATGCCCTGGGCGGCGCTACGCAAAACCCGCGACGCCAACACGGTTATCAGCAGCCGTAAATCAACCATCTACCCTACCCACTTCACTACCTATGGCCTAGGCGTGGAGGCCACCGACTACAACGGACAGCAAACGTTCTGGCACACGGGCGGCGCCTCGGGGCAGGTGAGCAACGTGTGCTTTGTGCCCGAAGCTGGCCTGGGCATTGCCATCCTGACCAACAACGACAACCAGAGCTTCTTTGAGCTGCTGCGCTACCAGCTCCTCGACAGCTACCTGGGCGTGCCCTACGTAGACCGCAGCGCCCAAGGCCTAAAGCGCAAGCAGCAGTACGAGGCCACCCAGGTTGACCCCACCAAAGCACTGGCCGCCCGGGTTGCCAAAAAGAACAAGTCAGCGCTGCCCCTGAGCGCCTACGTGGGTGAGTTTGAGAACAAGCTGTTTGGTCACATCATCATTACCCAGAAAGGCAAGCAGCTCCTGATTCAGTTTCCTACCCACCCCGGCCTGACCGCCACCCTCGACTACATGGATGGTCAGGAGTTCCGGACAACGTACTCCGACCTGGTTTTTGGAGTGATGCCCGCCAAATTTGAAGTGGAAGGCAACAAGGTAAAAAACGTGGAGCTTCGCGTGAACGACTACGTGGAATACGACCCGTATGTGTTCGTAAAGTTTTAG
- a CDS encoding pyridoxal phosphate-dependent aminotransferase: MLQPSQRGVALPASPYRKLSPYADAARQRGIIVHPLNIGQPDIETPPAMLAAVQNADIRVLEYGPTAGTVSYRQKLATYYQNLGLDVTAEDILVTTGGSESISFALLACLNPGDEFIVPEPFYGPYNAFAISTGTHVVAVASHLENDFALPPVEEFERKITPRTKAILICSPNNPTGYVYSRQELEQIKDLCVRHNLFLLSDEAYREFCYDATFTSALHLQGADDHVVLLDTISKRYSACGARIGALVTKNKTLRDIVFKLAQLRVCPPGLGQLLAEAAADLPEDYFDHTKAEYLARRNLMVSRLRAMPGVRCPLPRGAFYVLCHLPIDDADLFAKWLLEKFSYRNETLMVSPASGFYATPSLGRQQMRMAYVVNQDVINRAMDCLEVALREYPGRSH, encoded by the coding sequence ATGCTTCAACCTTCGCAGCGTGGCGTGGCGTTGCCCGCCTCCCCTTACCGCAAACTCAGTCCGTATGCCGATGCCGCCCGGCAGCGCGGCATCATTGTGCATCCGCTCAACATTGGGCAACCCGATATCGAAACGCCCCCGGCCATGCTGGCAGCGGTGCAGAATGCTGATATCCGGGTGCTGGAGTACGGCCCCACGGCGGGCACCGTAAGCTACCGCCAGAAGCTAGCCACCTACTACCAGAACCTGGGGCTGGATGTGACAGCAGAGGATATTCTCGTGACCACGGGCGGCAGCGAGTCTATCTCCTTCGCGCTACTGGCCTGCCTCAACCCCGGCGACGAGTTTATTGTGCCAGAGCCCTTCTATGGGCCGTACAACGCCTTCGCCATCTCTACCGGTACGCACGTGGTAGCCGTGGCCTCACACCTGGAAAACGACTTTGCGCTGCCCCCCGTGGAAGAGTTTGAGCGTAAGATTACGCCCCGCACCAAGGCCATTCTCATCTGCAGCCCCAATAACCCCACCGGCTACGTGTATAGCCGCCAAGAGCTGGAGCAGATCAAGGACCTGTGCGTGCGCCACAACCTGTTCCTGCTCTCGGATGAGGCCTACCGGGAGTTCTGCTACGATGCTACCTTCACCAGCGCCCTGCACCTGCAAGGCGCCGACGACCACGTAGTACTCCTCGACACTATTTCCAAACGCTATAGTGCCTGCGGAGCCCGCATTGGGGCGTTGGTCACCAAGAACAAGACCCTCCGCGACATTGTGTTTAAGTTGGCGCAGCTGCGGGTGTGCCCTCCCGGCCTGGGCCAGCTGCTGGCCGAAGCCGCCGCCGACCTGCCCGAAGACTACTTCGACCATACCAAGGCCGAGTATCTGGCTCGCCGCAACCTCATGGTAAGCCGCCTGCGCGCCATGCCGGGGGTGCGGTGCCCCCTGCCGCGCGGTGCGTTTTACGTGCTCTGCCACCTGCCCATCGACGATGCCGATCTGTTTGCGAAATGGCTGTTGGAGAAGTTTTCGTACCGCAACGAAACGCTCATGGTGTCGCCGGCTTCCGGCTTTTACGCCACCCCTAGCCTGGGGCGTCAGCAAATGCGCATGGCCTACGTGGTAAACCAAGACGTTATAAACCGCGCCATGGACTGCTTGGAGGTGGCCTTACGAGAGTACCCCGGCAGAAGTCATTAG
- a CDS encoding DinB family protein — MTPATLPEVWLRGPLPHMPALLQPLAHALLQAREEVTAALGQFPDELLAARPAGVASVGFHLRHLSGVLDRMQTYARHEPLSAEQFRYLAAEKDGPVTPSTPDTTTALVQRFQEAVEQMLHTLRTTPEVVLPEFRPVGRQALPSTVIGLLTHAAEHTTRHVGQLLVTARVAQAGRQGA, encoded by the coding sequence ATGACTCCTGCTACTCTCCCCGAAGTTTGGCTGCGCGGCCCGCTGCCCCATATGCCGGCGCTGCTTCAGCCCCTAGCTCACGCCCTGCTCCAGGCCCGCGAGGAGGTAACTGCTGCCCTAGGCCAGTTCCCCGATGAGCTGCTGGCGGCACGCCCGGCCGGTGTGGCCTCCGTGGGCTTTCACCTGCGCCACCTGTCGGGAGTGCTGGACCGCATGCAAACCTACGCCCGCCACGAGCCACTCTCCGCAGAGCAGTTCCGTTACCTCGCGGCTGAAAAAGACGGCCCCGTTACCCCAAGCACTCCCGATACCACCACGGCGCTGGTACAACGCTTTCAGGAGGCCGTAGAGCAGATGCTGCACACCCTGCGCACAACCCCCGAGGTAGTGCTGCCGGAGTTTAGACCAGTGGGGCGGCAGGCACTGCCCAGCACCGTAATAGGGCTACTGACGCACGCTGCCGAGCACACGACCCGGCACGTAGGCCAGCTGCTGGTGACGGCGCGGGTGGCGCAGGCCGGGCGGCAAGGGGCCTAG